In the genome of Candidatus Dadabacteria bacterium, the window CATCCGTTTTCAGGAAATCAAATACGATGCTGCGGGGAAAAGTTTGCTTCAGCCAAGTGGATTTGCCGGTTTTGCGGGGCCCCCACAGAAAGGCCGATTGCCCTTGCGGCAGGTCAATATCCAGTATTCTCCCTGTTGTTTTCATCTGGAACTTACTCCGAAATAGTCAGACTATTTCGGAGTATACTCCATTTTGGTCAGGTATGGGAAGTCTCTGCTCCGGATTTTCTCCTACCTGTCCAGCCGCACTTCCCTTATGAACTCGTCCCAGTGGGTTTCGGGTTTGTAAAGGGCGTCTATTTTAGCGCGCGCCGCCTTGTATCCGCCCTCTCCGGGAAACAGCCGGTTAAACACCTTGTCGCGCAAGTTCAGCCACTTGTCCACCGAGGCGTAGTCCGTGAAGTAAACCACCGTTTTGTAAGTCCACACCGGCTTGGCGGTGTGCAGACGCTGGGAGAACATGCGGTAACGGCCCCTGATGACGCCCATCCGGCGCATCTCCTCCCAGAACGGAAACATGCGCTCGCGGTAAAGACGCAAAAACTCTTCCCTGTTTTCGTGCGGCACAAGGTAGAAACTCTCCTCAATGACAGACTTGGGATTGTAGTCAAACGCCCCGGCGCTCGCGTTGACCGAAACGGACAACGCAACAACAACGGCGGCAATTGCGGTGATTTTTCTCATAACACCCACCTCCGGCGGTTTTATAGTGTAAATTGCTGGGCGGAACGCTTCAAATCTCATTATGATTCTCACCCTTGTAAGACACGGAGAAACCGAGTGGAACCGCCTCCAGAAATGCCAGGGGGCAAGCGATATACCGCTCAATGAAACGGGCAAAATGCAGTCCCGCCGGCTGGGCGAGGCGCTGAAAGGGGAAAGGATAGACGCGATCTTCTCAAGCGGCCTGTCGCGCGCCGCCGAAACGGCGCGGGCAATCGCCGGACACCACGGGCTTGATATCGGAGTGAAAAGCGAATTCCGCGAGATGGACCAGGGCGATTTTGAGGGCGCGCAGTTTTCAGAAATACGCGAAAAACACTCAAAGGAAATGGAAATGTGGGCGAAAGACCCCGAAACCTTCCGCATACCGGGAGGCGAATCACTGGGCGAGGTTCAGGCGCGGGCGCTGAGGGGGGTTGAGAGCCTTGCGGCAAACTGGCCGGACGGCAACATTGTCGTGGTAACGCACAACCTCACCATCATCTCAATGCTGTGCCTCTTTACCGGCGAGCCCCTGTCGGTCAAAAAGTTCAGGATAGACGCAACCTCAAAAACAGTGGTTTCCTGCTCCGGCGGCGGGTATCGGATAACCGCCGTGAACGACACATCTCATCTGGACGGGGCGCAATGAAAGACATTATAAGACGGGAGGTTGAACGCGCCCTTGCGGATTGCGGTGGCGGAGGAGGCTTTGATATTGAGACCCCGAAGCGGAGGGAGTTTGGAGACTTTTCAACCAACGCCGCGATGACGGCGGCAAAAAAAACGGGCGGCAACCCGCGCGAACTGGCGGCGAGCCTTGCCGATATGCTGCAAAAAAACGGCGACCTGTTTGAGAAGGTTGAAGTCGCGGGGCCGGGGTTTGTCAACTTCTTTATGAAACCGTCCGCGGTGGTCTCACGACTGCCGGAAATACTGCGACAGGGAGAGCGTTTCGGCTCGTCCCCTGAGCGGGGCGAGAATGTGCTGCTTGAGTTCGTGAGCGCAAACCCCACCGGCCCGCTTCACTTCGGGCACGCGCGCGGCGCGGTTGTGGGGGATGTGCTGGGCAACATACTTGAGTTTGCCGGATACGGGGTTGAGCGGGAGTTTTATATCAACGATGCGGGCAGGCAGATGGAGATGCTGGGCAAGTCCGTGCTGGCGAGTATGACGGGCGGGGAAATTCCGGCGGATGGCTACAGGGGGGACTACATTAAGGACATTATGGCCAGCGAAGAAATCGATATTATTGCCGACGAAATCAGCAGAGAAATCTATGATGACATTATCCGCGAATTCATGGAGAGGTCTGAGAATTTGACGTACGAAGAAGCAATAAAACAAATTAGAGAAGAGAAGACCGCCGAAAGATGCGGGGAGAGAGCGTATAAAAAACTGCTCGGCGCAATAAGGGATGACCTGCGCCTCATCGGCGTTGAGTTTGACAACTGGGTAAG includes:
- a CDS encoding histidine phosphatase family protein; the protein is MILTLVRHGETEWNRLQKCQGASDIPLNETGKMQSRRLGEALKGERIDAIFSSGLSRAAETARAIAGHHGLDIGVKSEFREMDQGDFEGAQFSEIREKHSKEMEMWAKDPETFRIPGGESLGEVQARALRGVESLAANWPDGNIVVVTHNLTIISMLCLFTGEPLSVKKFRIDATSKTVVSCSGGGYRITAVNDTSHLDGAQ